The proteins below are encoded in one region of Deltaproteobacteria bacterium RIFCSPHIGHO2_02_FULL_44_16:
- a CDS encoding 50S ribosomal protein L23, with the protein MNLYDVIRKPRLTEKSVAAQGAHNQYTFVVDRRATKYQIRQAIEQLFKVNVIALQTSRMPGKWKRVGKNVGKLADQKKAIATLQDGQRIEFVEGV; encoded by the coding sequence ATGAATCTTTATGATGTCATTCGAAAACCGCGCTTGACGGAAAAAAGTGTTGCAGCTCAAGGAGCGCATAATCAGTACACCTTTGTGGTCGATCGTCGAGCGACGAAATATCAGATTCGTCAAGCGATTGAGCAGCTCTTTAAAGTCAATGTGATTGCGCTTCAGACATCGCGCATGCCTGGAAAATGGAAACGCGTTGGCAAAAATGTAGGTAAACTTGCAGATCAGAAAAAAGCGATCGCAACGCTTCAAGATGGTCAGCGTATTGAATTTGTTGAAGGAGTCTAA
- a CDS encoding 50S ribosomal protein L4, translated as MNNKKVGDLALEQQIFGTAPNKALIYESVKNQLINRRQGTSSSRNTDLVHGSTAKIYRQKGTGQARHGSRKANIFVGGGVAFGPKPRDYTYTMPKKAKRGALRAALALKQGEKKLHVIDVLEFSEMKTKQAVAFFKKLEIKKVLIVADNVDEKVKKSVRNIEGVKVVSGQSLNVLDLCKHEDILFTKETLEKIQERLVS; from the coding sequence ATGAATAATAAAAAAGTTGGTGATCTGGCTCTTGAACAGCAGATTTTTGGCACGGCTCCAAACAAAGCTCTTATTTACGAGAGCGTGAAAAATCAGCTGATCAATCGTCGTCAGGGAACATCCTCTTCGCGAAATACAGATTTAGTTCATGGATCAACGGCGAAGATTTATCGTCAAAAGGGGACAGGACAAGCGCGACACGGATCACGAAAAGCAAATATCTTTGTCGGTGGTGGAGTTGCCTTTGGTCCAAAACCACGTGATTATACCTATACCATGCCAAAGAAAGCAAAACGAGGAGCTCTTCGTGCAGCTTTGGCATTGAAACAAGGAGAGAAAAAACTTCATGTGATTGATGTTCTTGAATTTTCAGAAATGAAAACAAAACAGGCTGTCGCATTTTTTAAAAAACTTGAAATCAAAAAAGTTTTGATTGTGGCTGATAATGTTGACGAAAAAGTAAAAAAATCAGTTCGGAATATTGAAGGAGTAAAAGTTGTTTCAGGTCAATCGCTCAATGTGCTTGATCTGTGCAAGCATGAAGACATTCTTTTTACGAAAGAGACTTTAGAAAAAATTCAAGAGAGGTTAGTGTCATGA
- a CDS encoding 30S ribosomal protein S19, whose translation MARSVKKGPFVDSHLLKKVTVAQENRDKKVIKSWSRRSTIVPDMVGLTIAIHNGRKFVPIYVTENMVGHKLGEFAPTRTFRGHSGNRKTEVSGGASGGAS comes from the coding sequence ATGGCCCGATCCGTAAAAAAAGGACCATTTGTCGATAGTCATCTCCTGAAAAAGGTGACTGTTGCACAAGAAAATAGAGATAAAAAAGTGATCAAGTCGTGGTCGCGTCGCTCGACGATTGTCCCCGATATGGTAGGACTTACGATTGCGATTCATAATGGTCGTAAATTTGTTCCTATCTACGTTACCGAAAATATGGTGGGGCATAAGCTTGGCGAGTTTGCTCCAACGCGTACGTTTCGAGGTCATTCGGGAAATCGCAAGACAGAAGTAAGTGGTGGTGCCTCTGGAGGTGCGTCATGA
- a CDS encoding 50S ribosomal protein L2: MGFKNYKPTTPGRRGMSVLDFSEITTDRPERKLLDKHMQTGGRNAFGRITSRFRGGGVKRRYRIVDFRREKLAIPARVATIEYDPNRSARIALLHYADGEKRYIMAPVGIRVGQTILSSNDLIDLQPGNAMLLKNIPLGTEVHNIELSPQAGGKLVRSAGNAAQLVAREGEYAQLKMPSGEVRLVHVNCRATVGRVGNLDHSNISIGKAGRKRWKGRRPHNRGTSMNPVDHPHGGGEGKTSGGRHPVTPWGKGTKGTKTRNNRRTNRFIVQDRRAKRQRAA; this comes from the coding sequence ATGGGTTTCAAAAATTATAAACCGACAACACCAGGGCGCAGAGGGATGAGCGTTCTCGATTTTTCGGAAATTACAACAGATCGTCCAGAGCGAAAACTGCTCGATAAGCATATGCAGACCGGTGGGAGAAATGCTTTTGGTCGTATCACGTCTCGATTTCGGGGTGGTGGTGTTAAGCGACGTTATCGTATTGTCGATTTTCGTCGCGAAAAACTCGCCATTCCGGCGCGTGTCGCGACAATTGAATATGATCCGAACCGATCGGCGCGCATTGCGTTGTTACATTATGCAGATGGTGAAAAGCGTTACATTATGGCTCCGGTTGGAATTCGAGTCGGTCAAACGATTCTTTCTTCGAACGATTTAATCGATTTACAACCTGGCAATGCCATGCTTCTGAAAAATATTCCCTTGGGAACAGAAGTTCATAACATTGAACTCTCTCCTCAAGCTGGCGGGAAGCTCGTCAGAAGTGCGGGAAATGCAGCACAGCTGGTAGCTCGTGAAGGCGAATATGCACAACTCAAAATGCCATCGGGTGAAGTTCGATTAGTGCATGTCAATTGCCGTGCAACTGTGGGTCGAGTTGGAAACCTCGATCACTCAAATATTTCGATTGGAAAAGCAGGTCGTAAACGTTGGAAGGGACGACGTCCTCATAATCGAGGAACCTCGATGAATCCTGTGGATCATCCACATGGTGGAGGTGAAGGAAAAACAAGCGGTGGTCGTCATCCTGTAACGCCGTGGGGAAAAGGTACCAAGGGAACAAAGACTCGAAATAACCGTCGAACGAATCGGTTTATTGTGCAAGACCGTCGCGCTAAACGACAGAGAGCAGCATAA